A window from Roseofilum capinflatum BLCC-M114 encodes these proteins:
- a CDS encoding tetratricopeptide repeat protein, with protein MPKSIYFALLVCLWSGVSGLQPAWAQAIVPRTLELEQQELEKEGLQLARQAEQLAQFQQYAPALPRAQLAVQLLPDDIRAWFLLGRLYLQTDDVERGIESLEKARSLEPQNELVLFTLGSAHFQNEDYQKAANYLQEGLSIKPDQLAALFDLGNAYYKLNRWSDAIAQYEKAMSQDEKFWPGVNNIGLIQYEQGQVDGAIASWRKAVSLEPEAAEPQLALAVALYVKGDREQGLRMGSAALELDPAYADLEFLEANLWGDRLLADTKMFLETPRIQETLAQLAETELEILP; from the coding sequence GTGCCAAAATCGATTTATTTTGCTTTGTTGGTGTGTTTGTGGAGTGGTGTGAGTGGTCTACAGCCCGCTTGGGCCCAGGCGATCGTTCCCCGTACCTTGGAGCTAGAGCAACAAGAGTTGGAGAAAGAGGGGCTTCAGTTGGCCCGACAAGCGGAACAACTGGCCCAGTTCCAACAATATGCACCAGCTCTTCCTCGCGCTCAGTTGGCGGTTCAGCTTTTACCGGATGATATTCGGGCTTGGTTTTTGCTCGGTCGCCTGTATTTGCAAACAGATGATGTGGAGCGGGGAATTGAGTCTTTGGAGAAAGCCCGATCGCTCGAACCCCAAAATGAGTTGGTTTTGTTTACGTTAGGTTCGGCCCATTTCCAAAATGAGGACTACCAAAAGGCGGCTAATTATCTCCAAGAAGGTCTAAGCATTAAGCCAGATCAACTGGCAGCCTTGTTTGATTTGGGGAATGCTTACTATAAGCTCAATCGCTGGAGTGATGCGATCGCCCAATATGAAAAGGCCATGAGCCAAGATGAGAAGTTTTGGCCGGGGGTGAATAATATTGGCTTGATTCAGTATGAGCAGGGTCAGGTGGATGGGGCGATCGCTTCTTGGCGTAAAGCGGTGAGCCTTGAACCGGAAGCGGCTGAACCCCAGTTGGCTTTAGCGGTAGCGTTGTATGTGAAAGGCGATCGCGAACAGGGTCTGAGAATGGGATCGGCAGCTCTAGAACTCGATCCCGCTTATGCAGATCTAGAGTTTCTCGAAGCTAATCTTTGGGGCGATCGCCTCTTAGCCGATACGAAAATGTTTCTCGAAACACCCAGAATTCAAGAGACTCTAGCTCAATTAGCGGAAACTGAATTGGAAATTCTTCCTTAG
- a CDS encoding response regulator, translating into MERYLRQIYHQQATGELIVTAQDQTWHLFFYLGHLLYATGGIHRSRRWYRYIKLFSVDWSAIELKKPTSMWEYYLLRYALQQHQINLSQAQSVIAYSAIEILFALLTHSSDDLSSRWKPSQRLSGNTATPRSSLALKIPPLLERTENLSKQWQKMELTSLSPDLAPMLNRELPKRVNAQTSTKLIELFNGENPIWDIALEMKQSLYTLSRSIRHFWKQGIIDFQSLPDLEPPVSWTTPRMNKTLNGESDTQTSGPLIACIDDSPLVGHALGHILIPAGYQLLKIHDPISGIAQLAQNKPDLILLDVVMPTVTGYNLCSFLRQTSLFSETPIIILTSRDHIIDRTKAKLAGATDFLTKPAKPEQLLKLIEKHLNPITPVTES; encoded by the coding sequence ATGGAGCGTTATCTCCGGCAAATCTACCACCAACAAGCTACTGGTGAGTTAATTGTTACCGCTCAAGATCAAACTTGGCACTTATTCTTTTATCTGGGTCATCTGCTCTATGCTACAGGAGGAATTCATCGCAGCCGCCGATGGTATCGGTATATTAAGCTGTTTTCCGTTGATTGGAGTGCGATCGAACTCAAAAAGCCCACCAGCATGTGGGAATATTATCTGCTGCGCTACGCTCTACAACAACACCAAATCAACCTCAGCCAAGCTCAATCGGTCATTGCCTATAGTGCCATTGAAATCTTATTTGCCCTGCTCACCCACTCTTCTGATGACCTTTCCAGTCGGTGGAAGCCTAGCCAACGGTTATCGGGAAACACGGCCACTCCGCGATCTTCACTGGCCTTAAAAATTCCACCCCTACTTGAAAGAACCGAAAACCTATCTAAACAATGGCAGAAGATGGAATTAACTTCCCTATCTCCAGATTTGGCCCCCATGTTAAATCGGGAGCTGCCTAAACGAGTGAATGCCCAAACGTCAACCAAATTAATTGAGTTATTCAACGGAGAAAATCCAATTTGGGATATTGCTTTAGAAATGAAGCAATCTCTTTATACTTTATCTCGCAGTATCCGTCATTTTTGGAAACAGGGGATCATTGATTTTCAATCCTTACCGGATCTCGAACCACCGGTTTCTTGGACGACTCCTAGGATGAATAAAACCCTCAACGGGGAGTCGGATACCCAAACCTCTGGCCCTCTCATTGCTTGTATTGACGATAGTCCCCTGGTTGGCCATGCCTTGGGCCATATTTTGATTCCGGCTGGTTATCAATTACTGAAAATCCATGATCCGATTTCTGGTATTGCCCAATTAGCACAAAATAAACCCGATCTGATTTTATTGGATGTGGTCATGCCGACGGTAACCGGCTATAATTTGTGCAGTTTTTTGCGACAAACTTCTTTGTTTAGTGAGACTCCTATTATTATTTTGACCAGTCGGGATCATATTATCGATCGCACCAAGGCGAAGTTGGCAGGGGCAACGGATTTCTTGACGAAACCGGCGAAACCGGAGCAACTGCTGAAGTTAATTGAAAAACATCTCAATCCGATTACTCCTGTGACTGAATCATGA
- a CDS encoding DMT family transporter, which yields MKKPAMWWVGLVLGFGVLTIATSAVFVRLCLEAAGRTGAGFSLVVAVFRLVIASLLCVPLWKGVQNSGASRQAWKWAIAAGLCLAVHFSLWITSLSYTSIAAATTLVTTNPLWVALMLWVWQGKRPTQFTILGILIALTGGILIAFGGDSATPTGSLSLLGNALALMGAWSASFYLILGQQAQQEGLGLGHYIATVYTLAALCLFPIPFLLGVPYTGYPLDFYLYVALMAILPQLMGHTSLNWAVRWISPTTVALAILCEPIGATWLGYVIFAEVPTPLVFGGAIILLLGVALAIWGEGKRSQNY from the coding sequence ATGAAGAAACCGGCAATGTGGTGGGTGGGGTTGGTTTTGGGGTTTGGAGTTTTAACCATTGCCACCTCAGCCGTTTTTGTGCGCTTGTGTCTTGAGGCTGCGGGAAGGACGGGGGCGGGGTTTAGTCTGGTGGTCGCTGTTTTCCGCTTGGTTATAGCATCCCTATTGTGTGTTCCCTTGTGGAAAGGGGTTCAGAATAGTGGCGCATCTCGACAAGCTTGGAAATGGGCGATCGCGGCTGGACTCTGTTTAGCTGTCCATTTTTCTCTGTGGATTACCTCCTTATCCTATACTTCGATTGCGGCTGCCACCACTTTAGTCACAACTAATCCCCTTTGGGTGGCCTTAATGCTCTGGGTTTGGCAAGGTAAACGACCGACTCAATTCACAATTTTGGGCATTCTCATTGCCTTAACGGGAGGCATCCTCATTGCCTTCGGGGGAGATAGCGCCACCCCAACCGGTTCCCTTTCTTTGCTGGGTAATGCGTTAGCTTTAATGGGTGCTTGGTCTGCTAGTTTTTATCTGATTCTGGGACAACAAGCCCAACAGGAAGGGTTAGGTTTGGGTCATTATATCGCTACGGTTTATACCCTAGCCGCCCTGTGTTTATTCCCGATTCCTTTTCTTTTGGGCGTTCCCTATACGGGTTATCCCCTTGATTTTTATTTGTATGTGGCTCTGATGGCCATACTTCCTCAACTCATGGGCCATACCTCCTTGAATTGGGCAGTGCGCTGGATTTCCCCCACTACGGTTGCTTTGGCCATTCTCTGCGAACCCATAGGGGCAACTTGGCTCGGTTATGTCATCTTTGCCGAAGTGCCCACTCCATTGGTCTTTGGGGGAGCCATTATTTTGTTATTGGGGGTTGCTTTAGCCATTTGGGGAGAAGGGAAAAGGAGCCAAAATTATTGA
- a CDS encoding PCP reductase family protein: MNELQWTAEAQVKLKNIPYFVRSQARGRIEQLARESDKEIITADLVEQARLEFGQ, encoded by the coding sequence ATGAATGAATTACAGTGGACGGCTGAAGCTCAGGTTAAACTGAAGAATATTCCCTATTTTGTGCGATCGCAAGCCAGAGGCCGGATTGAACAACTCGCTCGCGAATCCGACAAGGAAATCATTACCGCAGATTTAGTCGAACAAGCTCGCCTAGAGTTTGGTCAATAA